Within the Brevinematia bacterium genome, the region TGTTTCAATCCCTAAAGAGGCAGGTAAAAACACGAACACAGACCAGTGTTAGACGATTTGGATGATGTTTCAATTCCTCAAAAAGGGAATAAAAAGTCTGTTTTTTGGGCTATGTTCTCTGTATTGCCTCTTGATTTCAAAAACTAAAGAAGTCTTCTATAAACTTACCTTAAACCTTAACTCACCTGCTCATCTACAAAACTTAAAACCTAGATAACCTACCCTTTACCCTCTATGTCCTAGAGCAACTTTTTTCACACACATATATTATATATCAAATTTTTCTGAAGAGTCAAGTTTTTTTAAAACTTTCCCTCCAGCCTCTCAAACATAACTATATAATATATATGACAGAAATCATTTACGAACTCACAAAATACCTTCCTGAAGACGAAGGAAATGAAGAAATTCAGACTGATGACATTAAAGCTGACAATGTCATCAGTATCAAGTTTTCAAACAAATATCAATACCAAGGAATTGAGGCTGAAGAATTTGAAAGTCAGGAAAAACTTCTGTTTAAAAAAATTGCCTCAAACATCTACCTAACTCCTACTATAGTGGCAACTGGCAAAGATGCTAGGAAGGTCGTTAAGCATATCGTGAATTCTCTTAAAAAACTCTCCAACTTCTCTAACACAGCTTTTGGAATTTTGAGAGTAGTTAAGAAAGACGAAACAAGAAAGGTTGTAGAGGATGAACTAAATCTTAAGTTAAAAGAATACTCACAAAGCGGAAGCAAGAAAATTTTGGTGAGCTTAAAGGTTGATGGTAGGTATCTTGCGGAGATACCTGATGTTAAAGATGCGGTAGCTTTATACTTCAAGGAAGGGGCTAGGTTTGGGTATAGGGATGGGGTTTGCAGTTTGTGTGGTGAGAGAAAAAAGGTTTCGGGCAATAACTCGCCCTACACCTTCTACACGATAGACAAGCCTGGGTATATAGCAAGCGGGCTTGACCCAAGGAATGCTTGGAAAAACTTCCCCGTGTGCTTTGATTGTAGATTAAAACTGGACAAAGCTAAAAAATTCATTGAAACTCATCTCAAATTCACCTTCGCCCGCTCGGTAAAATACACACTCATCCCCGCATTCTACACTGAAGATGTTAACTTCGGAAAAACAGTTCTGTCAGTTTTCAAAGAAGGAACAAAGAACATAAACCTAAACCAAAAAACACACGAAAAACTTAACGATGGGGAGAGGATTATTAAGTATGTGGCTGAAAAGTATAATCAGGATGATTCGTTTTCTCTAAATTTTCTTTTTGTAGATAAGGTGAATTCAAAGCAGGATATAAAGCTGTTGCTTCGTGATGTGTATCCATCAAGAATCAAACTAGTTTTTGACTACAGAGCATGGGTTAATGGGTTTGTGGATAAAATATTCTCCCTCACCTCTCACCCTAAAAACAGACCTGAAGAATACTACATAACAATGGAAAACCTGATAGACTTCTTCACAAATAGGTATAATGGATCGTTAATTGACTTTCCGTTTGAAAGTGAGTTTTATCAAATTGTTCATAAAATCTTCGTTGGAATTCCGTATGATGAGGATGTTCTGTTTAGAATATTTATGCTTTCTTTACTGAAACTGTTTAGAAGCGGAGAAGACAAACTATTCTACAAAGAAACTTTAGTTTCATACTTTCTATATATTTTTATAGACTTATGTTGTAATGGAGGAGTTGTTATGGATATTGATTTTTCCAACATAAACACGCTTGATGATTTTCTTAACAATTTTAAGGGGTTAAGTGGTGATCCTGTCCTCAAGGGCATATTCTTGGTAGGTGTCATAACCCAGAGGGTTATTGAATACCAGTTATCAAACGGGAAAAACCCCTTACTCACAGACCTTGTAATAACAAAAGAACAACTACAACAGATTTTTGTAAAGGTAAGGGAGAAGCTTATGCAGTATGGGATTCTAGGTAAGAAGGAAAAATTAATTCTCAGTGAAGCTTCTAAATACATGTCCCTATCTTCCGATTGGGATCTGTCAGTTAATAAGATATCTTACTATTTTTCTCTC harbors:
- a CDS encoding TIGR02556 family CRISPR-associated protein, which translates into the protein MTEIIYELTKYLPEDEGNEEIQTDDIKADNVISIKFSNKYQYQGIEAEEFESQEKLLFKKIASNIYLTPTIVATGKDARKVVKHIVNSLKKLSNFSNTAFGILRVVKKDETRKVVEDELNLKLKEYSQSGSKKILVSLKVDGRYLAEIPDVKDAVALYFKEGARFGYRDGVCSLCGERKKVSGNNSPYTFYTIDKPGYIASGLDPRNAWKNFPVCFDCRLKLDKAKKFIETHLKFTFARSVKYTLIPAFYTEDVNFGKTVLSVFKEGTKNINLNQKTHEKLNDGERIIKYVAEKYNQDDSFSLNFLFVDKVNSKQDIKLLLRDVYPSRIKLVFDYRAWVNGFVDKIFSLTSHPKNRPEEYYITMENLIDFFTNRYNGSLIDFPFESEFYQIVHKIFVGIPYDEDVLFRIFMLSLLKLFRSGEDKLFYKETLVSYFLYIFIDLCCNGGVVMDIDFSNINTLDDFLNNFKGLSGDPVLKGIFLVGVITQRVIEYQLSNGKNPLLTDLVITKEQLQQIFVKVREKLMQYGILGKKEKLILSEASKYMSLSSDWDLSVNKISYYFSLGLGMKGIVYDFLFFKEKKKKEVGYGHS